One segment of Primulina tabacum isolate GXHZ01 chromosome 14, ASM2559414v2, whole genome shotgun sequence DNA contains the following:
- the LOC142524352 gene encoding LOW QUALITY PROTEIN: amidase 1 (The sequence of the model RefSeq protein was modified relative to this genomic sequence to represent the inferred CDS: deleted 1 base in 1 codon), whose translation MHYYNVGLQRAEKTENRMAKNPSTRSDFGAFMEKFTLLPQPSPHQLPLSGLTFAVKDIFDVEGYVTGFGNPDWVRTHSAATSTAPAIMELLNAGAKCVGKTVMDEMAYSINGENIHHGTPVNPRAEDRVPGGSSSGSAVAVGAMLVDFSLGTDTGGSVRVPASYCGIYGFRPSHGIISTSGVIPMAQSFDTVGWFARDPMILSRVGKILLRLQDDGPAKLGRVIVAEDCFKLLNIPSNQLTEVLISSVQKIHESHTIEYTSLGSFIDANVPILKNFMNSETKNQDYNMPSLTVLSSAMRMLQRHEFKKNHGEWVSSVKPDLGPGISERVWEAIRSRDDNINSCYSLKTELRAALSSLLGEFGILAMPTVPGPAPKLQTEANTLETFRAKAFSLLSVAGVSGFCQVSIPVGMYDGLPIAVSLLAKHGADGFLLKLVECMYS comes from the exons ATGCATTATTACAACGTAGGATTACAGAGAGCAGAAAAAACAGAGAATAGAATGGCGAAAAACCCATCGACAAGATCGGATTTTGGAGCTTTCATGGAGAAATTTACCCTGCTTCCGCAGCCTTCACCTCATCAACTTCCTCTGAGTGGCCTTACTTTTGCTGTCAAAGACAT ATTTGATGTGGAGGGATATGTGACCGGATTCGGGAATCCGGATTGGGTTAGGACACATTCCGCTGCTACATCCACC GCACCTGCAATCATGGAGCTACTGAATGCAGGTGCCAAATGTGTTGGTAAAACAGTAATGGATGAAATGGCTTACAG CATAAATGGAGAAAACATACATCACGGGACCCCAGTCAATCCACGTGCTGAAGATCGAGTACCTGGAGGATCATCCAGTGGATCTGCTGTTGCAGTTGGTGCCATGCTTGTAGATTTTTCCTTAG GTACCGACACTGGAGGAAGTGTTAGAGTTCCTGCATCATATTGTGGAATTTACGGTTTCCGACCATCTCATGGCATCATTTCAACTTCTGGAGTTATACCAATGGCCCAAAGCTTTGATACAGTTG GTTGGTTTGCTAGAGATCCCATGATATTGAGTCGAGTGGGGAAGATTTTATTGCGATTGCAAGATGATGGTCCTGCAAAACTTGGTCGTGTTATTGTCGCAGAAGATTGTTTCAAACTTCTGAACATTCCAAGCAACCAACTCACAGAAGTACTCATAAGCTCAGTACAAAAGATACATGAAA GTCATACCATAGAATACACATCTCTGGGAAGCTTTATTGATGCCAACGTCCCCATCTTAAAGAATTTTATGAATTCTGAAACTAAAAATCAAGACTACAATATGCCCTCATTGACAGTTCTTTCAAGTGCTATGCGAATGCTTCAAAG acatgaattcaagaaaaatcaTGGTGAATGGGTAAGTTCGGTCAAGCCAGATTTAGGCCCTGGAATATCAGAGCGCGTATGGGAAGCCATCCGATCAAGAGATGACAATATTAACTCATGCTATTCATTGAAGACTGAACTGCGTGCTGCTCTCAGTTCACTACTAGGG GAATTTGGCATCCTCGCAATGCCTACAGTGCCAGGGCCTGCACCAAAGCTACAAACAGAGGCAAACACATTGGAAACATTTCGGGCCAAGGCTTTTAGTTTGTTATCTGTAGCTGGAGTATCCGGATTTTGTCAg GTAAGCATACCAGTAGGCATGTATGATGGTTTACCAATCGCAGTTTCTTTGCTGGCAAAACATGGTGCTGATGGATTCTTACTCAAACTTGTTGAGTGTATGTAttcataa
- the LOC142524353 gene encoding OVARIAN TUMOR DOMAIN-containing deubiquitinating enzyme 12-like isoform X2 yields the protein MHFDFRFCWPWFDDIDMKMMTCEPDLEAVWRGPHLFNVSFMNHGASENATVYEDFSWVESVKEGFCGPKDSAVENDEVIAHALQEEFSRVAVAEVSETSSLEQQIQVIEDESILDGEVGKRMNQMTAIPHVPKINGEIPSIYEATSDHQRLLNRLQLYDLVELKILGDGNCQFRSLSDQIYRTPEHHKFVREQVINQLKSQPELYKNYVPMTYGEYLKKMSGSGEWGDNITLQAAADWYGIKIFVVTSFKDTCYIEILPRTQKSNRIVFLSFWAEVHYNSIYPMGELPGEEEGKKKKSN from the exons ATGCATTTTGATTTTAGATTTTGTTGGCCGTGGTTTGATGATATAG ACAtgaagatgatgacatgtgaaCCAGATCTCGAAGCTGTTTGGCGGGGGCCTCACCTTTTCAACGTATCTTTTATGAATCACGGTGCTTCAGAAAATGCTACTGTCTACGAGGACTTTTCGTGGGTTGAGTCTGTAAAGGAAGGTTTTTGCGGTCCAAAAGACTCTGCTGtcgaaaatgatgaagttattgcTCATGCACTTCAGGAAGAATTCTCAAGAGTGGCCGTCGCAGAGGTGTCTGAGACGTCATCTTTGGAGCAACAGATTCAAGT GATTGAAGATGAGTCAATTCTTGATGGCGAAGTGGGAAAAAGGATGAATCAGATGACTGCTATTCCT CATGTTCCTAAAATTAATGGAGAAATACCATCTATTTATGAAGCCACGTCAGATCATCAAAGGCTGCTTAACAG ATTGCAGTTATATGACCTTGTTGAGCTAAAAATTTTGGGAGATGGAAATTGCCAG TTCCGGTCATTGTCAGATCAAATATACAGAACTCCAGAGCATCACAAATTTGTGCGAGAACAAGTAATCAACCAG CTGAAGTCACAGCCCGAGTTATACAAAAATTACGTCCCAATGACTTATGGTGAATACTTGAAGAAAATGAGCGG ATCTGGGGAATGGGGTGATAATATCACATTACAGGCTGCTGCAGATTGG TATGGCATAAAGATTTTTGTTGTTACTTCATTCAAGGATACATGCTATATTGAGATACTTCCACGAACTCAAAAATCAAATAGAA TTGTATTCTTGAGCTTCTGGGCTGAAGTGCACTACAACTCGATCTATCCAATGGGAG AACTGCCTGGAGAAGAAGAGGGCAAGAAAAAGAAGAGCAATTGA
- the LOC142524353 gene encoding OVARIAN TUMOR DOMAIN-containing deubiquitinating enzyme 12-like isoform X1 — protein sequence MHFDFRFCWPWFDDIDMKMMTCEPDLEAVWRGPHLFNVSFMNHGASENATVYEDFSWVESVKEGFCGPKDSAVENDEVIAHALQEEFSRVAVAEVSETSSLEQQIQVSVLDQDWHLNFEHRCKQEACKQVAVLSDFAELSVDADNIDVSPRIEDESILDGEVGKRMNQMTAIPHVPKINGEIPSIYEATSDHQRLLNRLQLYDLVELKILGDGNCQFRSLSDQIYRTPEHHKFVREQVINQLKSQPELYKNYVPMTYGEYLKKMSGSGEWGDNITLQAAADWYGIKIFVVTSFKDTCYIEILPRTQKSNRIVFLSFWAEVHYNSIYPMGELPGEEEGKKKKSN from the exons ATGCATTTTGATTTTAGATTTTGTTGGCCGTGGTTTGATGATATAG ACAtgaagatgatgacatgtgaaCCAGATCTCGAAGCTGTTTGGCGGGGGCCTCACCTTTTCAACGTATCTTTTATGAATCACGGTGCTTCAGAAAATGCTACTGTCTACGAGGACTTTTCGTGGGTTGAGTCTGTAAAGGAAGGTTTTTGCGGTCCAAAAGACTCTGCTGtcgaaaatgatgaagttattgcTCATGCACTTCAGGAAGAATTCTCAAGAGTGGCCGTCGCAGAGGTGTCTGAGACGTCATCTTTGGAGCAACAGATTCAAGTGTCTGTTCTTGATCAAGATTGGCACTTGAATTTTG AGCATCGTTGTAAGCAAGAAGCATGCAAACAGGTAGCCGTGTTATCTGACTTTGCAGAATTATCAGTTGACGCTGATAATATAGATGTATCGCCCAGGATTGAAGATGAGTCAATTCTTGATGGCGAAGTGGGAAAAAGGATGAATCAGATGACTGCTATTCCT CATGTTCCTAAAATTAATGGAGAAATACCATCTATTTATGAAGCCACGTCAGATCATCAAAGGCTGCTTAACAG ATTGCAGTTATATGACCTTGTTGAGCTAAAAATTTTGGGAGATGGAAATTGCCAG TTCCGGTCATTGTCAGATCAAATATACAGAACTCCAGAGCATCACAAATTTGTGCGAGAACAAGTAATCAACCAG CTGAAGTCACAGCCCGAGTTATACAAAAATTACGTCCCAATGACTTATGGTGAATACTTGAAGAAAATGAGCGG ATCTGGGGAATGGGGTGATAATATCACATTACAGGCTGCTGCAGATTGG TATGGCATAAAGATTTTTGTTGTTACTTCATTCAAGGATACATGCTATATTGAGATACTTCCACGAACTCAAAAATCAAATAGAA TTGTATTCTTGAGCTTCTGGGCTGAAGTGCACTACAACTCGATCTATCCAATGGGAG AACTGCCTGGAGAAGAAGAGGGCAAGAAAAAGAAGAGCAATTGA
- the LOC142524074 gene encoding ABC transporter G family member 24-like produces MSRRKLGSSTLFVFFTCIVLLRSCFLQLVRCQVGEFSPPKLQDPANLDFLTRLAYNGLDNLTSDILSSKLIQDYSFCIEDPEAEWNTAFNFSSDLSFVAACLAKTGDVTPRLCNMAEMEVYFNSLKNGWNHIKPNRNCNSTHWVAGCEPGWACSTGSDEHTDFKNIHQIPERQSDCQSCCEGFFCPYGVTCMMPCPLGSYCPLATFNPSTSMCAPYSYKPPPGNSSHTCGGANVWTDARSSDELFCTAGSYCPSSTETKPCSSGNYCPMGSTDEKRCFKLTTCDAKTETQDIHAYGIMLIAALSTLLIIIYNCSDQILTTRERRYAKSREAAAQTVREKTRARARWKAAKEAAKKHSQEFRSQFSGRFSKKNLPNSDQVKILNQTESETMSDLYPSLSPTPSQAKKTEPVHLMNMMYEIEGDSASFESFDLESREVNGKKISSKEKDIHTHSQIFKYAYAQLEKEKAQQQRNKDLTFSGVISMAMDRGPIKRPLIEISFRDLTVTLKGKHKDLLRSVTGKIRPGRITAIMGPSGAGKTTFLSALAGKAVGCTVSGMIFINGKAISIHSYRKIIGFVPQDDIVHGNLTVEENLWFSARCRLSADLRKPDKVLIVERVIDALGLQAIRGSLVGTVEKRGISGGQRKRVNVGLELVMEPSLLFLDEPTSGLDSSSSQLLLRALRREALEGVNICMVVHQPSYMLFQMFDDLILLARGGLTVYHGPVKNVEDYFSSLGIDIPDRINPPDYFIDILEGLVKTSSSSGVSYTELPVRWMLHNGYPVPSDLRKYAGPGTSPLNGDHGHEIPFSVPEERSFAGEVWQDVKCNVERQRDMIRHNFLRSTDLSNRRTPSTFVQYKYFLGRVGKQRLREAKTQAVDYLILLIAGACLGSLTEANDMNFGFGAYTYTIIAVSLLCKIAALRSFSLDKLQYWRESASGISSLAHFVSKDTVDLFNTLIKPVVYLSMFYFFSNPRSSFAYNYIVLLCLVYCVTGIGYVMAIFLEPGPSQLCSVLLPVVLTLLSTQTNGSKFVKLLADFCYPKWALEAFVIANAERYYGVWLLTRCGALLKYGYNVHHWILRLCTLILAGIICRAIAFIGMVTLQKK; encoded by the exons ATGAGCAGAAGGAAGCTGGGTTCGTCCACGTTGTTTGTTTTCTTTACCTGTATTGTGCTTCTCCGGTCATGTTTCCTGCAGTTGGTGCGCTGTCAAGTGGGTGAATTCAGTCCACCCAAGTTGCAAGATCCAGCGAATCTTGATTTCTTGACACGGTTAGCGTACAATGGGCTCGATAATCTGACTTCTGATATTCTCTCCAGTAAACTTATTCAAGACTACAGCTTTTGCATTGAGGACCC GGAAGCTGAATGGAACACAGCTTTTAATTTTTCATCAGATTTGAGTTTTGTAGCTGCTTGCCTGGCCAAAACTGGAG aTGTTACTCCAAGATTATGTAATATGGCGGAGATGGAAGTTTACTTTAATAGCTTGAAGAATGGTTGGAATCACATTAAGCCTAATAGGAACTGTAACTCTACACATTGGGTTGCTGGTTGTGAGCCAGGATGGGCTTGTAGCACTGGCTCTGACGAGCATACCGACTTTAAGAATATTCATCAAATACCTGAGAGGCAATCTGATTGCCAGTCTTGCTGTGAAGGTTTCTTCTGCCCATATGGTGTCACTTGCATGATGC CATGTCCATTGGGTTCCTACTGTCCACTCGCTACCTTCAATCCTAGTACAAGCATGTGTGCACC ATATTCTTACAAACCACCTCCAGGAAATTCAAGTCACACTTGTGGTGGTGCAAATGTGTGGACAGATGCTCGTTCAAGTGATGAGTTGTTTTGTACGGCTGGTTCCTATTGCCCCTCAAGTACTGAGACAAAGCCTTGCAGCAGTGG GAATTACTGTCCAATGGGTTCAACGGATGAGAAAC GATGCTTCAAGTTGACTACATGCGATGCCAAAACAGAAACCCAAGATATTCATGCATATGGTATTATGCTAATT GCTGCACTAAGTACCCTTCTGATCATAATATATAACTGCTCCGACCAAATTCTTACCACAAGAGAAAGGAGATATGCCAAATCCAGAGAAGCAGCGGCACAAACTGTAAGGGAGAAGACACGAGCACGTGCGAGGTGGAAAGCTGCCAAAGAAGCTGCCAAAAAGCATTCTCAAGAATTTCGATCTCAATTTTCTGGCAGATTTTCGAAGAAGAATCTTCCAAATTCTGATCAAGTTAAAATTTTGAATCAAACAGAAAGTGAAACTATGTCCGATTTGTATCCATCTTTGTCACCTACTCCATCTCAAGCTAAGAAAACTGAACCCGTCCATCTTATGAACATGATGTATGAGATTGAAGGCGATTCTGCTAGTTTTGAGAGTTTTGATCTAGAGTCTAGAGAAGTGAATGGCAAGAAAATAAGCTCAAAAGAAAAGGATATTCATACTCACAGTCAGATTTTCAAGTACGCTTACGCACAACTTGAAAAAGAGAAAGCTCAGCAGCAGCGCAACAAGGACCTTACGTTCTCGGGTGTCATTTCAATGGCTATGGACAGAGGGCCTATTAAACGGCCTCTAATTGAGATTTCTTTCAGAGACTTAACTGTCACTCTAAAAGGCAAACATAAAGATCTTTTGAGGTCCGTCACAGGGAAGATAAGACCTGGTCGTATCACAGCTATTATGGGACCGTCAGGTGCTGGAAAAACGACATTTCTTTCAGCTCTCGCAGGAAAAGCAGTTGGATGCACTGTTAGCGGAATGATATTCATTAATGGGAAGGCAATATCTATTCATTCGTACAGAAAAATAATTGGTTTTGTGCCGCAAGATGATATTGTGCATGGGAATTTGACTGTGGAAGAGAATCTATGGTTTAGTGCAAGATGCAG actGTCTGCAGATTTACGAAAGCCGGATAAGGTTCTTATTGTTGAGCGTGTCATTGATGCCTTGGGATTACAGGCAATACGGGGTTCATTAGTTGGAACAGTGGAGAAACGTGGCATCTCTGGAGGTCAGAGAAAACGAGTAAATGTTGGTCTGGAGTTGGTAATGGAACcgtcattattatttttggatgaacCAACTTCAGGGTTGGATAGCTCATCATCTCAGCTACTTCTAAGAGCACTTCGACGAGAAGCTCTTGAAGGGGTCAATATCTGCATGGTTGTCCATCAACCAAG CTATATGTTGTTCCAGATGTTTGATGATTTGATACTTTTGGCAAGAGGAGGTCTTACTGTCTATCACGGACCTGTAAAAAATGTTGAAGATTATTTTTCAAGTCTTGGCATCGATATACCAGACCGTATTAATCCTCCAGATTACTTTATCGATATTTTGGAGGGACTGGTTAAAACTAGCTCAAGCTCAGGCGTGAGTTATACAGAACTTCCTGTTAGATGGATGCTACATAATGGTTATCCTGTGCCATCAGATCTGCGAAAATATGCAGGACCTGGTACATCCCCGCTGAATGGTGATCATGGTCATGAGATTCCTTTTTCTGTCCCGGAGGAGCGATCATTTGCTGGGGAAGTATGGCAAGATGTTAAATGCAATGTGGAGCGGCAGCGTGACATGATACGGCACAACTTCCTTAGGTCGACTGACTTGTCAAATCGAAGAACCCCAAGTACTTTTGTGCAATATAAGTATTTCCTTGGAAG GGTTGGTAAGCAAAGACTGCGAGAAGCTAAAACGCAAGCAGTAGACTATCTCATCCTGTTAATTGCAGGCGCATGCTTGGGATCACTGACCGAGGCAAATGATATGAACTTTGGATTTGGTGCTTATACATATACAATAATTGCTGTTT CTTTATTGTGCAAGATCGCAGCTTTAAGATCATTTTCTCTCGACAAATTACAATACTGGAGGGAGAGTGCTTCTGGCATTAGCAGCCTAGCTCATTTTGTGTCCAAAGACACTGTCGACCTATTCAATACCCTGATAAAACCTGTAGTCTATCTCTCAATGTTTTACTTCTTCAGCAATCCAAGATCGTCCTTTGCATATAATTACATCGTCTTGCTCTGCCTTGTTTACTGTGTTACTGGTATTGGCTATGTGATGGCCATCTTTCTTGAACCTGGTCCCTCTCAGCTG TGCTCAGTATTGCTTCCTGTTGTTTTGACTCTCCTCTCGACTCAGACGAATGGGAGCAAATTCGTGAAACTTTTAGCAGATTTTTGTTATCCAAAGTGGGCTTTAGAAGCGTTTGTTATTGCAAATGCAGAACG GTACTATGGTGTGTGGCTATTAACCCGTTGTGGTGCGTTACTCAAATATGGGTACAATGTTCATCACTGGATTCTTCGTTTATGCACACTAATTCTTGCTGGTATAATCTGTCGAGCCATCGCTTTCATTGGTATGGTAACACTCCaaaaaaagtga
- the LOC142525323 gene encoding ATPase GET3B-like, whose translation MASCSFASNPITNYAFLKPMAIMASYDYHHSHLFKAPHLASFSKFKSSCGSSFVTISIARKMPRERFQVRSVAAPTESVAGFDEMLSGTQRKYYMLGGKGGVGKTSCAASLAVKFANNGHPTLVVSTDPAHSLSDSFAQDLTGGTLVPVEGPYSPLFALEINPEKAREEFRNASQKNGGSGVKDFMDGMGLGIIADQLGELKLGELLDTPPPGLDEAIAVSKVIQFLESEEYNMFTRIVFDTAPTGHTLRLLSLPDFLDASIGKILKLRQKITSTTSAIKSIFGQEENRQDAADKLENLRERMIKVRELFRDTNSMEFVIVTIPTVMAISESSRLCASLKKESVPVKRLVVNQILPPSVSDCKFCAMKRKDQTRTLSMIQNDPELSSLTLIQAPLVDVEIRGVPALQFLGEAVWK comes from the exons ATGGCTTCTTGTTCTTTTGCTTCGAATCCCATTACAAATTatgcatttttaaagcctatgGCGATTATGGCTAGCTATGATTATCATCATTCTCACTTATTTAAGGCACCCCATCTTGCATCTTTCTCGAAATTCAAGTCAAGTTGCGGCTCCAGCTTTGTGACTATTTCTATCGCCAGAAAGATGCCAAGGGAAAGATTTCAAG TTAGATCAGTTGCTGCTCCAACAGAATCTGTTGCTGGCTTTGACGAAATGCTCTCTGGAACACAACGCAAATATTACATGCTTGGTGGAAAAGGAGGAGTTGGAAAGACAAGCTGTGCTGCCTCTCTTGCTGTTAAATTTGCAAATAATGGTCATCCTACCCTTGTGGTTTCAACCGATCCTGCGCATTCCTTGAGTGATTCCTTTGCTCAG GATTTAACCGGAGGGACGTTAGTACCTGTTGAGGGTCCCTATTCTCCGCTTTTTGCCCTTGAG ATAAACCCTGAAAAAGCGAGGGAAGAGTTTCGAAATGCTAGTCAGAAAAATGGTGGAAGTGGGGTAAAAGATTTCATGGATGGAATGGGCCTTGGTATAATTGCAGACCAG CTTGGGGAACTAAAGCTCGGGGAGTTGCTGGATACTCCACCTCCTGGTTTAGATGAAGCTATTGCGGTTTCAAAG GTTATTCAATTTCTTGAATCAGAAGAGTACAATATGTTTACTCGAATAGTGTTTGATACAGCCCCCACG GGTCATACATTGCGCCTCTTGTCATTGCCCGACTTTTTGGATGCTTCTATCGGAAAGATTTTGAAG TTGAGGCAGAAAATAACTTCAACTACTTCAGCCATAAAATCTATCTTTGGCCAGGAAGAAAACCGGCAAGATGCT GCTGACAAATTGGAGAATTTAAGGGAGAGAATGATAAAAGTGAGAGAGCTTTTCCGTGATACCAACTCAATGGAGTTCGTCATTGTAACAATTCCCACG GTGATGGCCATCAGTGAATCATCAAGATTATGTGCGTCCTTGAAGAAAGAAAGTGTTCCAGTCAAGAGGCTAGTTGTTAACCAAATTCTTCCTCCATCTGTCTCTGACTGCAAGTTCTGTGCAATGAAGAGGAAG GATCAAACGCGTACTTTAAGCATGATTCAGAACGATCCAGAGCTCTCTAGCTTGACACTGATCCAGGCGCCTCTCGTTGATGTAGAAATTAGAGGTGTTCCTGCTCTTCAGTTTCTTGGGGAAGCTGTTTGGAAATGA